In Longimicrobiaceae bacterium, a single window of DNA contains:
- a CDS encoding ABC transporter substrate-binding protein — protein MIRIARSWFRSALVLGALGVGAACGDRGAEEGSAVKGAAGKGSEQAERGGTAIVAELADVDKPHPIVAESVQDGDMVDVMYMPLLRGAWRDGRPAYLTSHDSPMALAWHWEYAGPDSSAIRYRMRSGLKWSDGEPITARDVVWTYDMIRDPRVASPRQDYVSQLDSVVAENDSTVTFHFKRRYPEMLHHSGIPIAPRHAYEGSDPSQLRTHRRLLSPENGNMVVSGPFMVGSWRRGQELTLVPNPHFPVRPHLDRIVRRVVPETTTRVVELQTGKVDFARPIPADQVPQIRAQTPNVRFEQEEKRYYDYIAYNPRAFDAFADPEIRRALGLAIDVPGLIRALQMEEIAVPAAGPYSPIFSQLYDPQRNPPLPYDPEQARRILEAKGWRDTNGDGIREKDGKPFRFTLLTNSGNQRRSDIQQVVQQQWKQIGVDARLQQMEFNTFMDRLTNKKFEAAVGNWGVALSPDLTELWGRDAKFNFVSYENPRVTQLFQQALEQPTEAAAVPYWKAAAEQISNDQPYTFLFYFDQLDGVNNRLRGIEVDTYGAYQNTWEWWIPKDQQRSGQRADTARGADTAR, from the coding sequence CGTAAAGGGCGCGGCCGGCAAGGGCTCCGAGCAGGCGGAGCGAGGCGGGACGGCGATCGTCGCGGAGCTGGCGGACGTCGACAAGCCCCACCCGATCGTGGCCGAATCGGTGCAGGATGGCGACATGGTGGACGTCATGTACATGCCCCTCCTCCGCGGCGCGTGGAGGGACGGGCGGCCGGCCTATCTCACTTCGCACGACAGTCCCATGGCGCTCGCCTGGCACTGGGAGTACGCGGGACCGGATTCCTCCGCGATCCGCTACCGGATGCGATCGGGGCTGAAGTGGTCGGACGGGGAGCCGATCACCGCCCGGGACGTGGTCTGGACTTATGACATGATCCGCGATCCGCGCGTGGCGTCTCCGCGCCAGGACTACGTCAGCCAGCTCGACTCGGTGGTGGCGGAGAACGACTCGACGGTCACCTTCCACTTCAAGCGGCGCTACCCGGAGATGCTCCACCACTCCGGCATCCCGATCGCTCCCCGTCACGCGTACGAAGGCTCGGACCCCTCGCAGCTCCGCACGCACCGACGGCTGCTCAGCCCCGAGAACGGCAACATGGTCGTGAGCGGCCCCTTCATGGTGGGGAGCTGGCGGAGGGGCCAGGAGCTGACACTCGTCCCGAACCCGCACTTTCCCGTCCGCCCGCACCTGGACCGGATCGTCCGTCGCGTGGTCCCGGAGACGACGACCCGCGTGGTGGAGCTGCAGACCGGGAAGGTGGACTTCGCGCGACCGATCCCGGCGGACCAGGTGCCGCAGATCCGGGCGCAGACACCGAACGTGCGTTTCGAGCAGGAGGAGAAGCGGTACTACGACTACATCGCGTACAACCCGCGGGCGTTCGACGCCTTCGCTGACCCGGAGATCCGGCGGGCGCTGGGGCTTGCCATCGACGTTCCCGGGCTGATCCGGGCGCTGCAGATGGAGGAGATCGCCGTCCCCGCGGCGGGGCCCTACTCTCCGATCTTCTCGCAGCTGTACGATCCGCAGCGCAATCCGCCGCTCCCGTACGACCCGGAGCAGGCCAGGCGGATTCTGGAGGCGAAGGGGTGGCGCGACACGAACGGGGACGGGATCCGGGAGAAGGACGGGAAGCCGTTCCGCTTCACGCTGCTGACCAACTCCGGCAACCAGCGCAGGTCGGACATCCAGCAGGTCGTGCAGCAGCAGTGGAAGCAGATCGGCGTGGACGCCCGGCTCCAGCAGATGGAGTTCAACACGTTCATGGACCGGCTCACCAACAAGAAGTTCGAGGCGGCGGTGGGCAACTGGGGCGTCGCCCTGAGCCCGGACCTCACAGAGCTCTGGGGGAGGGACGCGAAGTTCAACTTCGTGTCGTACGAGAATCCGCGGGTCACGCAACTCTTCCAGCAGGCGCTGGAGCAGCCCACAGAAGCGGCGGCGGTTCCCTACTGGAAGGCGGCCGCGGAGCAGATCTCGAACGACCAGCCCTATACCTTCCTGTTCTACTTCGACCAGCTCGACGGGGTCAACAACCGGCTCCGCGGGATCGAGGTGGATACCTACGGCGCGTACCAGAACACCTGGGAGTGGTGGATCCCCAAAGACCAGCAGCGCTCGGGACAGCGGGCAGACACCGCACGGGGTGCGGACACCGCGCGATAG